The nucleotide sequence GGTAGGTGAGGAGGAAAAAAACTGCGGAAGGGAAGCTACCAACTCCCTTTTACGAGTAGAGATTTATGTAGAATATATTAAAAATTAATGCAAAATATACAGAATCTTAATGTTTTAATACCAGATCATTCACTAAATCAAATCAACTAATGCTACAAATAGTGCTGACGATGTGTATATATACTTGCACTCGTAAAGAAATATCTCCccacgaagagagagagagagagaagcacaCACTTTCTATGAGTATGTCAAAGatcattctcctcctcctcctggcaccCCTTCGCATGGCCGCCGCAAGCCCGGATTGTGCCCCCGGCCGGGAGCCGGGCATGGAGGCGTCTTTTGCCTGTAGCCAGATGTGGCTGTTGAAGGCCGAACAAGATCTCTGCGTCCGCATCATGGCCTGGGGCGGCGTCGACATGTCCGTGTCGCACAAGGAGGAGGAAACCGGGTACGTGAGCCTTGCTGCGTGGTTCGCCGTGGAATCCTTTGAAGTCACGCGGATCGCCGCGAGGAACCAGCTCAACCATAACACATCGCTCTCCGGAGAGGAGAGGCGCGCCTACGAGGGGTGCATGAAGGACTACGCGCTAGCGGGCAGCTCCATCACCCGCGTCGCCGACGAGATGCTACCCAGCTGCCGCTTCACGGGCCTCAGCGGCGAGTACAACCGTGCGCTAAATAGCATAGTTAGTTGTATGAATCGGCTGTCGGCGCTGGCTCGGGTGAACACGCCGTTGTACCCCATGGTGTTGGCCGACCAGGACAAAGCAGTGCTGGCGTACCATCTTGCTACTTTGATTGGTGTAGTGTGATAGAGCAAACAATAAAATAGACATTGGGTGCACCGCTACATAGCTTTACATGTGTGATGTGTTGCCATAGTTGGATCTATGATTGGTGCCAGGTTAGGCTACTCTATCTAGCTACTctctctgtccgaaaatacttgtcatcaaaatggatagaaaaagggcgtatctagaactaaaatatatctagatacattcttttttattcattttgatgacaagtatttccggacggagagagtattAAGTTAGTAAGTTCCCTCAAATTTCGAGGCTACTGATGTGTCATAGTGTTAGGGCATTCCAACGGCAACCCGCAAAAATTCTCCCGCATACGTCCGCGGACAGGCCACCAGTTCACGCACATGAATGCTGGAGACAGCCATCCAACTATAgccgcatacattttcacaacaactCGAATCAACCGGataaaattcgtgcaaacaaagccgGAATTCATACAAACATAACGAATTTCATATAAAAATGCCGAATTTTCATATAAACacgacggatttcattacatttacatcaaaGCGGTCCTAGTCGAGCTCTGgagtataattaatacctaatctaaatcgacgcccacggatccctttgtcttcctgtagcgaccagacctcaaacagtctgatctctgtgctccggtgtcatccttggatcagtaatgctgacaccacacagtactcggaggatttatagcagagtagcaatcacacacttattacatcgagtgtctcaatagagaacttattataataaatatggtttaaggccatctaataacgataagagcggaaggcttggaagataagtgagtccatcaactccaacggcatcactgagtatagaaccacgacctaaaaactccttaatcgtcgtctgaaaagtctgcaacattaacgttgcagcacgaaacgggtcaacacatggaatatgctggcaatgtaacacatagagagtaatggaatgaaacaactatactatatgcatatttggctggtggaaagctctatggttacagttttgcgtaaagctaatttttccctactacaaaggaataaatttatttaactatcatggtagttgttaaacattgagaatggttgacagcattctcaatcccaattaaacatcatcattaaacataacccaacaaaattaatttagagtaacatgttgagattcacatgataatccaggtactagatactcaagatgtccataaccggggacacggctaatcatgattagttcattacactctgcagaggtttgcgcacttttccccataagactcgatcgccttcgtttggtttcttgcactacatggtgtttgagaagacagatgaccgagacatagtctttcagaagcgctagcatcttaagatcgggtagaccgtaccacctacaccctctacatctgctagtctaccactgtaagagttcgcacgacttagtaaactatgctagagcccataatagcttgtggctgcacacagaaatttctagtatgaatagtctcatgatccctttgagcctgcgtggcggtccaaaagaaaacaggcaagtcctgaaatacccaggtgcctcaatccatccagatgtgtgtttaagttgccaccttagataaaccattaattaacaaactcacatctgtcatggatatcactcacccaatccacgtctactagcatagcatggcataataagcaaacatagaagtaactcccaaaggtttgaaaataaacaggtaataggtactacctcaactacttcccatcccacaatttaattagatcctaatcatgcaatgtgtgaggtttgatctaatgcaataaaactgggtagtaggaaaggtatgatcaaatgttacttgccttgctgatgatccgggaaagctagagattcgaagtaacaagcggcgcactccgggtattctatcgcagacaaacaaacaagcatgcaataagtactcatctaatgcacatgtaaaactcaaagaagagatctaaccagaaggttcaacttaagaacttcggttggcaaaaagaatcaaatcgaacgaagcaacgaaagtcaaacgacgaaagaaaacaacttcgttctactaatctggatctagggcaaattttaaagtagcaaaatcttgtttaagttggttaaacggatagagggtttcgagacaaaactccaggcgcttgaatcgactgattccgataaacgagcgaaaagttatagtaaaacgaaaatcggatgaggaatcgcgatcagaaaaatcgcgtatttaatccgagaaaaagaaaaaacaacgaATGCTCGCTAAAATGAACGgacggacgaacgctcactatttaaataaaccggaaaacccgatctatttaaaaaaaccgaaactaaaaaaaccgacggaaaaaccgaacggtttttcgaaaaaaaataaaaaaaggcgcGGATTTCAAGGCGGCGGCGAATCTCGGGCGGTGTGCGGCGGCGCGNNNNNNNNNNNNNNNNNNNNNNNNNNNNNNNNNNNNNNNNNNNNNNNNNNNNNNNNNNNNNNNNNNNNNNNNNNNNNNNNNNNNNNNNNNNNNNNNNNNNNNNNNNNNNNNNNNNNNNNNNNNNNNNNNNNNNNNNNNNNNNNNNNNNNNNNNNNNNNNNNNNNNNNNNNNNNNNNNNNNNNNNNNNNNNNNNNNNNNNNNNNNNNNNNNNNNNNNNNNNNNNNNNNNNNNNNNNNNNNNNNNNNNNNNNNNNNNNNNNNNNNNNNNNNNNNNNNNNNNNNNNNNNNNNNNNNNNNNNNNNNNNNNNNNNNNNNNNNNNNNNNNNNNNNNNNNNNNNNNNNNNNNNNNNNNNNNNNNNNNNNNNNNNNNNNNNNNNNNNNNNNNNNNNNNNNNNNNNNNNNNNNNNNNNNNNNNNNNNNNNNNNNNNNNNNNNNNNNNNNNNNNNNNNNNNNNNNNNNNNNNNNNNNNNNNNNNNNNNNNNNNNNNNNNNNNNNNNNNNNNNNNNNNNNNNNNNNNNNNNNNNNNNNNNNNNNNNNNNNNNNNNNNNNNNNNNNNNNNNNNNNNNNNNNNNNNNNNNNNNNNNNNNNNNNNNNNCGGCGGTgtggcggcgtggcggcggcggcggcgggagctgggGGCGGCTCGGGCTAGGGTTAGCTCTGGCTGGACCTCCCCCCGGCTTAAATAGcctaacgggccgggagtcctagtcggacacggccctaggttggttcgattttttttaaataattacgcacagaagaaaaataaaaagaaatactaaatggactccaaaaatttcgaaataaattttcacgggcttctaaaatcaagccgcacaaggtgaacatttatttgggacctaaatgcaattttggaaaacggacattcttcctaaattcaaataaaacaccgaaaaactccgaaataaaatcttatttgattttattattaaatcctcaatatttctttattttgggaaagtcattttattccctctctcatatttttgtaatagaaataattgatgataaaataaataaaatcaaatgatcctattctcaaaatttgagaaaactcaaatatgaaaataacgaaatccccaactctctctgtgggtcattgagctgcgtagaatttctaggatcaaccaaaatgcaaaataaaatatggtatgcaatgatgatctaatgtataacattccaaattgaaaatttgggatgttacaaacctaccccccttaagatgaatctcgccctcgagattcaggttggctagaaaataggtgagggcggtctttgagcaaatcttcctctcgctcccaggtggcttcatcctctgtgtggtggctccactgaactttgcaaaacttgataaccttgctgcgagtgactcgactggcaaactcgagaatcttaattggtttctcctcgtacgtcaaatcgttatccaactgaatagtttccaaaggcactgtgtctctcaaaggtatgtcagtcatctccgcgtggcacttctttaactgagaaacgtggaacacatcatgaactcctgacaatccttcgggcaattccaacttgtaggccacttctcccatacgctccaaaactcgatatggtcctgcaaattgtggcgctaacttccctttaactccaaaacgctttgttccccgaagtggagatactcgaagataagctctatctccgactttataaactgtctccttgcgtttagaatctgcataacttttttgtctggactgggctaccttgagcctatcgcgaatcaacttcaccttctgttcagactctttaatcaagtcaggtccaaacaactggcggtgtccaacttcatcccacgacaacggtgtcctgcacctccttccgtacaaagcttcgaaaggggccatctttaaactggtttggtaactgttgttgtaagagaactctgcatatggcaaattatcgtcccaactagatccataatctagcgcacaagctctcagcatatcctccaaaatctgattgactctctcggtctgtccatctgtctgtggatagAAAGttatactgaattctagcctggtacccaaagtttcgtgcaactgcttccagaactttgaggtaaactgggttcctctatctgataagatactccttggaactccatgcaaacatacgatcctggtcatgcatatctttgccaacttagcaccggtgtaagtggtctttactgggatgaagtgagctactttcgtcaaccgatcgactacaacccaaatcgagtcatagcctgaacgagtcctgggtaatcccatgataaaatccatgcctaacttatcccacttccattcgggtatcgacaatggttgtaacaatcatgctagcttctgatgctctgcctttactctctggcatacatcacaaactgctacgtactccgcaatatccttcttcattccggtccaccagaaaatatccttcaaatccagatacatcttggtatttcctgggtgaatcgaatatggtgaatcgtgtgcctcttgcagtatcaacttcctgatctccgggtcattgggcacgtaaacgcggtcttcaaaccatagggtgtcgtgttcatcctcacgaaatcccttagcttttcctttgctaagtttctcctttatagcagcaatctctttgtcggtcttctgagcttccctgattctatccatcaaggttgactgaatctccaatgctgctacatagcctctcagaactatttccaaacatagttcacgaagatttgtaagtgcatctagtgccacccctagttggttttggagtactgacgacaaacctagttgagggactaatgtgtttgtgagaattgcaggataacacaggtagaagtccctcattgattcggttttcctaccagagatgacccctaaaaatttatgaagacattgaagtcaaaggtggtatatgaagacattcacactgaagactatgacaagagaagacatcgcatgaagcctatggagctcgaagacttagatctttcgtagttctttttcttctttgttgagtcataggaaccaccgtactgttaagtggggtccaagagaaccattcagaatgactgaagtgatgcttaaacaaaacctatgtcttcgagtgaagactatgagagcgaatcttgtccagagtcggacaagtcaactttgcttgtagcccaagtaaagttgccgtgtgagtttgaaatctgaccgttggaacacgtgtcagttccttagtgacccagggttatttcggacaaatcaggtcgggttgcctagtggctataaatagcccaccccctacaaccataaacggttggctgctcagacttagtgtacgacttttgtcgtttgagagaaacccacctcgaagcatttgagagagaattccttgcgaggataaagccctaaccacccagagccaaagagaattaggcatcacttaagtcttcttgtctgtgtgatctgaagacttattacacttgaggactgtgcattctccagccggttaggcgtcgcgttctgagcatccaagagacattgtggatcgccggtgaacgaagtctgtgaaggtttgggagtctaccttgaagacttacca is from Triticum aestivum cultivar Chinese Spring chromosome 3A, IWGSC CS RefSeq v2.1, whole genome shotgun sequence and encodes:
- the LOC123057862 gene encoding uncharacterized protein — its product is MSMSKIILLLLLAPLRMAAASPDCAPGREPGMEASFACSQMWLLKAEQDLCVRIMAWGGVDMSVSHKEEETGYVSLAAWFAVESFEVTRIAARNQLNHNTSLSGEERRAYEGCMKDYALAGSSITRVADEMLPSCRFTGLSGEYNRALNSIVSCMNRLSALARVNTPLYPMVLADQDKAVLAYHLATLIGVV